One Brassica napus cultivar Da-Ae chromosome C2, Da-Ae, whole genome shotgun sequence DNA window includes the following coding sequences:
- the LOC106361234 gene encoding decapping 5-like protein, whose product MASESSQSSSPSPGDTFIGSFISLISKSEIRYEGILYHLNVHDSTLGLKKVRSCGTEGRKKDGPQVPPSDAVYDYILFRGSDIKDLQVNPSPSVQSRKDIQSEKDISQSSQSRPAVSSPPTGYDRGYGLGRGGQWVHTPALTSNPVPTTLHSPVPLGDGGSLTESPASMPMPTPSFVQGNKLASTGLPLGMMQHAVSSSSTKHNDQAHIVDMFASPIMGLVDDTTKVVTHTPDVASNLAYSSNPSPLGQAQLRTPPGLASSPTNLSPLSAPYIQNTYPIAPQAVGKGVYDSQINHLNRSTPYTLPAVTSDSAPVIPDPLSSSPQSFFGMELLQSNPASVGVPSRSLATTHQAPLLPLPVSAHQSWTPSSSAEFTEEFDFEAMNDKFNKSELWGFLGKNNQTNHTEQTAVEPSEEGKTKPAYKKDDFFDTISCNRLDRTARSGQQQQHIQFPDHMRQDPQNHFQRPLQPQPGQGAYLAAQTNYHGGYNNNNNDYSNSGYGYYSGGGRGRGRNTHF is encoded by the exons ATGGCGAGTGAGAGTTCCCAATCGTCGTCGCCGTCGCCGGGCGATACGTTCATTGGGAGCTTCATCAGTCTAATTTCTAAGTCCGAGATCCGCTACGAAGGCATTCTATACCACCTCAACGTTCACGACTCTACGCTAGGTCTGAAGAAGG TAAGATCTTGTGGTACAGAGGGGAGGAAGAAAGATGGGCCGCAAGTTCCACCGTCTGATGCTGTTTACGATTACATTCTTTTCCGGGGAAGTGACATCAAG GATCTGCAAGTTAACCCTTCTCCATCTGTACAATCAAGAAAGGATATTCAAAGCGAAAAGGACATCAGTCAG TCCTCTCAGTCTAGGCCAGCTGTGAGCTCTCCGCCTACTGGATATGATAGAGGTTATGGTTTGGGGAGAGGAGGACAATGGGTCCATACACCTGCTTTGACTAGTAATCCGGTTCCTACCACACTACATTCACCGGTTCCTTTAGGTGATGGAGGAAGCTTGACAGAATCCCCAGCGTCTATGCCTATGCCTACGCCTTCTTTTGTGCAAGGAAACAAACTAGCTTCTACTGGACTCCCTCTTGGTATGATGCAACATGCAGTTTCATCATCCTCTACGAAGCACAATGATCAAGCACATATTGTAGATATGTTTGCTTCACCAATTATGGGATTAGTAGATGATACAACGAAGGTTGTTACTCATACACCCGACGTTGCTTCTAATCTAGCATACTCTTCTAACCCGTCTCCCCTTGGTCAAGCACAACTTCGTACTCCACCTGGCCTTGCTTCTTCACCTACCAACCTTTCTCCACTTTCTGCTCCGTATATTCAGAACACTTACCCCATTGCACCCCAGGCTGTTGGTAAAGGTGTCTATGACTCTCAGATAAACCATCTTAACCGATCTACACCTTATACGTTACCAGCTGTGACTTCTGATTCAGCTCCTGTAATTCCTGATCCTTTATCGAGTTCGCCTCAGTCATTCTTTGGAATGGAGTTACTGCAATCTAACCCAGCATCAGTGGGTGTGCCTTCTCGAAGTCTTGCTACCACACATCAAGCGCCTTTGCTGCCTCTTCCGGTTTCAGCTCATCag TCTTGGACCCCTAGTTCTAGCGCTGAGTTCACTGAAGAATTTGATTTTGAGGCAATGAATGACAAGTTCAATAAGAGTGAACTATGGGGCTTTCTCGGAAAAAACAATCAAACTAATCACACGGAACAGACTGCAGTTGAGCCAAGCGAAGAAGGGAAAACAAAG CCTGCTTATAAAAAGGATGACTTTTTCGATACAATCTCGTGCAATCGACTTGACCGTACGGCAAGAAGCGGACAACAACAGCAACACATCCAATTTCCCGACCACATGAGACAAGACCCACAG AACCATTTTCAAAGACCACTTCAACCACAACCGGGTCAGGGTGCATATCTAGCTGCACAAACCAATTACCATGGCGgatataataacaacaacaatGACTACTCAAACTCGGGTTATGGTTACTACTCTGGTGGTGGGAGGGGCCGAGGCAGAAACACACATTTCTAA
- the LOC106361235 gene encoding abscisic acid 8'-hydroxylase 3: MDFSGMFLTFFATALFLCVLRFIVSAVGFCRSSSSKLPLPPGTMGYPYVGETFQLYSQDPNVFFASKQRRYGSVFKTHVLGCPCVMISSPEAAKFVLVTKSHLFKPTFPASKERMLGKQAIFFHQGDYHAKLRKLVLRAFMPDSVRNMVPNIESIAQESLSAWDGTQLNTYQEMKTYTFNVALLSILGKDEIFYREDLKRCYYILEKGYNSMPINLPGTLFHKAMKARKELAHILAKILTKRRQNPSTHKDLLGSFMEDKEGLSDEQIADNIIGVIFAARDTTASVMTWILKYLADNPTVLEAVTEEQMAIRKGKKEGESLTWEDTKKMTLTSRVVQETMRVATILSFTFREAVEDVEYEGYLIPKGWKVLPLFRNIHHNADFFSDPGKFDPSRFEVAPKPNTFMPFGSGIHSCPGNELAKLEISILIHHLTTKYRWSIVGPSDGIQYGPFALPQNGLPIALERKPEADV; the protein is encoded by the exons atggaTTTCTCCGGCATGTTTCTCACTTTCTTCGCGACGGCTCTGTTTCTTTGTGTACTCCGGTTTATAGTTTCAGCCGTCGGATTCTGCCGTAGCTCCTCCTCGAAACTCCCACTTCCTCCGGGAACAATGGGTTACCCTTACGTCGGCGAAACATTTCAGCTTTACTCACAAGACCCAAATGTCTTCTTCGCTTCAAAACAGAGAAG ATACGGATCGGTGTTCAAGACTCATGTACTGGGATGTCCATGTGTGATGATCTCAAGCCCTGAAGCAGCGAAATTCGTACTGGTCACAAAATCTCATTTGTTTAAACCAACTTTTCCGGCGAGCAAAGAGAGGATGCTTGGGAAACAAGCCATCTTCTTCCACCAAGGAGACTATCATGCTAAACTCAGAAAGCTCGTTTTAAGAGCTTTCATGCCTGATTCAGTCAGAAACATGGTCCCTAACATTGAATCAATCGCTCAAGAATCACTCAGTGCTTGGGATGGAACTCAGCTCAACACTTACCAAGAAATGAAAACA TACACTTTCAACGTGGCGTTACTCTCGATACTCGGAAAAGACGAAATCTTTTACAGAGAAGATCTAAAACGATGCTACTACATTCTCGAGAAAGGCTACAACTCGATGCCGATTAATCTCCCGGGAACGCTATTCCACAAAGCCATGAAAGCTCGCAAGGAACTAGCTCACATCCTCGCAAAGATCTTAACCAAGAGAAGACAGAACCCATCAACGCACAAAGATCTTCTCGGATCATTCATGGAAGACAAAGAAGGATTAAGCGACGAGCAAATCGCAGACAACATAATCGGAGTTATCTTCGCGGCAAGAGACACGACCGCGAGTGTGATGACGTGGATCCTTAAGTACTTAGCAGATAATCCAACTGTCCTCGAAGCTGTCACG GAAGAACAGATGGCGATAAGGAAAGGGAAGAAAGAAGGAGAGAGCCTCACTTGGGAAGATACAAAGAAGATGACACTAACTTCTAGAGTCGTCCAAGAGACAATGAGAGTTGCTACAATCTTATCTTTCACATTTAGAGAAGCTGTTGAAGATGTTGAATACGAAG GATACTTGATACCAAAAGGATGGAAAGTACTGCCGCTATTCAGAAACATTCATCACAATGCTGATTTCTTTTCTGATCCCGGAAAATTTGATCCATCCAGATTCGAAGTTGCGCCAAAACCGAATACATTCATGCCATTTGGGAGTGGGATCCATTCATGTCCGGGCAATGAGTTAGCTAAACTTGAAATCTCCATTCTAATCCATCATCTCACCACTAAATACAG GTGGTCAATTGTGGGACCAAGCGATGGAATTCAGTATGGACCGTTCGCTCTTCCTCAGAATGGATTGCCTATTGCCTTGGAACGAAAACCAGAGGCTGACGTATGA